In Gossypium hirsutum isolate 1008001.06 chromosome A10, Gossypium_hirsutum_v2.1, whole genome shotgun sequence, the DNA window CGAAACATGGGGGACGGAATCAGTAATATTCCCATTCTATCAAAGCGCAGCGCATCAACAGGGAGTAGATTGCAAGTCAGATTAAATTTTAGGGCCAgattataaacaaaaataaacctgATTTAAAACACTGAAAATGCGGAAGGATCTAATGCGCAAATATACCATTGaattaaaaaacacgcggatctgacCTGGTGACCCGACCCGCGTCCAAAACGGCGTAGTTTTTAGTCTAAACAGagggggtccaaaacggtgcgttttggacccctatataagtcaaaatttttctaaaaaaaattcattttgtaccgtggagagaaaaaaaaggagagaagggGAGAGGGAAGAAAGAAGAGAGGGGAGAAGAGGGAGCTCCGGCCATGGGCCGGTCACCGGTCCGGTCACCGGAGTCTCGTCGgtgccggcgccggccaccgtgcacggtggccggaaaTTCGAAAaggtcaatttttttctttttctttttattgtttgtattatattattatttttatatattttagtatatatatatgggaaaaTAGAACAGAAGACAAAACAAGAATAGATTCACAATCACCTTAGGTTTCCGGTTCTGATTTTTGACTTGTTAATTCACTGATTTTGGGTGTTCGAATCTCTGCCTTTTGATGTTAAGATCGTAGTATTTCGGATATCAATTGTTTGCTTTTTTGTTAAGAAAtcgaaagagagaagaaaaaaagggtcccatttcagttttttttcggcttttatagcctattTTGTTACatactttgttattatttttttctattcttgCTTCTGCTTTGCTTGTCTGTTGTTTTTGCAGGGCATGGCCGGTGTTGGTGGTGGGAGTGTCCAACGATATGGGCAGTGCCAGGTCTCGGGCAGAGGAGGAAGTGGTCTGGCAGCTCGCGTGGGGGCTGAGTGATCGCGCACATGGGGCAACGGCGAGTGGTTCGACTGATTAGGGTTTTGGGGTTTTGGGCTATGAATGTAATGTATCTGGGTTTAATTTGTAATGGGTTCAGGTTAGTTGGGCTGACGGGTTATTGGGTTGTTTGGTTtagggcccaaaattggcctgtacaggtatattattctcctatttaaaaGTTGGGAAAGCTTTATAtcaaaaagagcaaatatgataactacttataatgagattaatatttaaaaaagaaaaaaattaaaccaaaatttattttattttattattttgaatttatttcatttcatatttggAGTCGCTAATTTTTTCCCCCCAAATCCTatatagaattttattttatttaaaaagaatcaGTCTCAAACATGCAAATAACTTTTCCCTTCAAATTTCGAGCATCAGATCTATTCTAAATGTTCGACCTTATTCCACCGGTTGAGAATCCAACGATTTCCGATTTCTGATGGCGTAGCACCGTATGTGATGGCCGAAcaggtttttattttctttcttaaacaaaaaaaaaaaatagaatttaagaaAAAGTATAGATGATGTTGAATTTATGTTCCAAATTTACTTCACCTCTGCAATAATAGCACTTGGACTCCAAATGTAATTGTTGCTAGAAATAATGTTAGTATTTTGATTCAACTTGCggaataaatacatatatttaatttcatattgaattaatataattatttatttattcaatatatcaatgtaaaattattttgatttaacttgcatatttaaatgaataaatacatatatttaattttatattgaattaatataattatttatttattcaatatatcaatgtaaaatTATGCTAAGTCGACAATagtgttagtttttttttgtaaaaatcgaattaaataaaaatttcatgtataaaatcacACAAAATAAAAGTTCATATATAACATTGCGCATCAGACCAAAGTTTacatataatttcaatatttatccatttatattgaatatattttatatttatcttgaatttaaaataaattttatgttttaaatttgaaataaaacaaaaaatgaatgcattaaattttaaaagggaaATTATCTAGTCCACTGTTAGTGGAGTTAAAAATACAACACCCAAAAATATAGAGGGTTAGatgaaataaataactaaaaaataatctcaattttttttctttttaatttcaacaaACTAGAATGAAAAATAcccttaaaataaatattaaatgaattaaaaaaataaacaagtttagGCAGTAACCTAATTAGTTAAGCATTCTCCCTTCCCCCTTGTTTTCCAAGTTCAAGTCATGCTAATCTTCCCCGTTGGTTTCAAGGGGGTGCTTTATCCAATTGGGTTGTTGCTCACACTTGTTTATTTTTTACTCcatttaatattatattgattttGTTTATAATGTAACTCACACTGAACTTCATAACTTACACTGAATTATTaggtatatttttataatttttgttattttaaaattgtagTATTTTATCTAATTTGTGGCGTGAGACTTaagatttcattttcttttagtaTGCATGCCatttaaattgattttaggatATTAACATGAGTATTAATTAGttatacatgaactttgttttttattaaaaatataaattattatcacTTTTCCGTTGCTAGAGTATAAGTAAAATtctgaataataaataaaatagaaattaactaaaatttcaaaaatagtcaccgttaccaaaaaaaatattaaaattaattggtTTTTGTTAACTCTTAGGTTTTTCTATAATAGactaagttttcttttaaaataaacaaattttctaaaataaccGTTTTATAAAACTCCGATCATACTAGGTCATCTCGGTAACCGATGTAATTTTTCGAATTCAGGTCTAATGTCTAGGCCGGATTGGGGAGGTTAAAAAAACTCCACTAGTGGAAGTGAAATGATGTCATGTGTCTTTTTAaggaatattaaaaaattaaaataaattaaaataaacacgtGTCATGTACTAAACATTGTTTGTGGAATTAAAGAACTCCATTGACAGTGGACAGAATCAAcccattttaaatttaataattaatacattGTCATTGGAATTTTTTAGATTCCACAAATGGATTGAAAGTATCATAAGTGTcatattatttatgtaattaattttttttactagacCCTATAATATATTTACCAAACCTGCTCGTAGAATTTAAAAACTCCAATTgattaataattttctttttaaattttggtatgtGATACCAATCCtcatatcattttaaaattaatagggtgtattataatttaaatattttaatttatctattataattttaaattatctttatatctttaaaaaaaaagctcATGTAATATAAGATTTTAGAAGATTCACCATGTGAAAAGATTTAGTTTTTATTACGCAATTtgcctttgttttgtttttcaaatcattatgggttttttttaattagttttataattaatttagctcATCAATAtctacatattttattaaattgatcttaaatataaaatattttagaaaaattcaattttagaaaatttaataaattcagccctcaaaatttataaaaattatcaatttagttctaatttaatgaatttaatgaaaTGGCCAATTCCTAATGATAGTAATTCAAAGATTATATTTAATgacttttttcttaaatttgaggccttaattattaaaatttttagaattcaaATTAAAACGATAAAACTtgtaaatattgagagttaaatttgttgattattttatatttaggattaaattaatagaatatataaatattaatgtattaaatttattatttaactaataaaaaaactCACATCAGCTTCCGCTTTCGAAatgtttaatgactaaattgaaaaaagttaataattcagtgattaaaataaaatgaaggtAATAATTTAGTCACcgtttttatagtttacccttgtTATTGGAACCACTTTGATTGCCTCCCATAATCTAGTTATAGTTTAAACCATCGGTGTATCGGTTATCAAACTAGCACCACTGCCCCGCCAATTAGCATTCTTGATACAGGAAACCAATCTACGCATTGGTATGTTGAGTAACCTTTCAGTGACAGTGTAGTGTTCTTTTTCATTTCCGCTTATGGTTGCATTTCTAAGTATTAAAGCTAATCATATGGAGTTTCTTCTTCCTCCGGTGACAGTTTTCTTGGCGAAGGACGAAAGGCGGTAAAAGGAGATCATGGATGATAAGCTTATAAAGTCTGCACACTCAGCAGTTTTCAAAGGCTCAGATTCCCTTGAAGGAATTTGTACTAGAATCGAAGGTTATGATTTCAATCAAGGTGTAAACTACTCCAGACTTCTTAAATCCATGCTTTCCTCTGTATTTCAAGCTTCCAATTTTGGAGAAGCTATTGAAATTGTCAATGAGATGGTTGGTTTcctttctttttagtttttttttttcacttggaaatgtaatatttatgattatttcTCAAAATTACATAAGCGTATTAAATCTCATAATCTATATGTTCCCAAACGTAGCATTAATGTTTTGGATGTTGGGTTGTTAgctaaattcattaaaattattcTTGATCAATAAGTTAAATTGGAGACTTTCTGATGAGCCTATAGCTGAGGACAGCAGTGAAGAGGAGAAGGATCCTACCTACAGAGAATCTGTGAGATCCAAGGTGTTTTTGGGGTTCACATCAAATCTTATTTCATCTGGTGTTCGAGACACTGTTCGATATCTTACCGAGCACCACATGGTGAGTTCCAAATCAGACTTTCTTTTGTGTAGAACTGGTATTTCGGgatacatattttattcataatccTTCGTCGTGTGTTTCTGGATTGTAGGTAGATGTCATAGTTACAACAACTGTTGGCATAGAAGAAGATCTTATAAAGTGTCTTGCTCCAACATATAAGGGTGATTTTTCGCTACCTGGTGCTCAGTTACGTTCAAGAGGATTGAATCGCATTGGTAACTTGTTGGTTCCTAATGACAATTACTGCAAATTTGAGGATTGGATCATTCCAATTCTTGATCAGATGTTGAAGGAACAACTTGAAGAGGTAATTTCACACACACGTAGATTCTGTTATGTTATACCACATGTTGCTGCACTTTTTTTTGAAGTACTTGCATCCAGCATCCATGTTCTATCCATATCTAGATATGGATATCCTCCTACCTCTTGTTTTCGATTTTACAGAATGTATTGTGGACTCCATCAAAGTTAATTGCACGTTTGGGACGAGAAATAAACAACGGAAGTTCATACCTCTACTGGGCATACAAGGCAAGTTTTATTGCCAATTTAGCCTCCATTCGTTAACTATGCCCCCATTGAAGTCGTATATGTGTAACCTATTATGAAATATTGCATTGTGAAGATATTGTGTTACTGATTGAACTACTTGCATTGGGAAGATATGATGATCTGCGCAGTTATCCATTCCTTAACTATGctcatttttgttatttatttgtattttccaGAACAATATTCCTGTTTTCTGTCCTGGATTAACAGATGGCTCTTTAGGGGATATGTTATATTTTCATTGTTTCCGCAGCCCGGGTCTGATAATCGATGTAGTGCAAGGTAGGTGTTTCATTGCTTGTTGACTGCTCCTGCTCGAGGATTGGGGATATGCATATCTAACTTGATTACTTTTTGAGCAGATATTAGGGCCATGAATGGTGAAGCAGTCCGTGCAAGTCCTAGGAAAACAGGAATGATAATCTTAGGAGGCGGATTGCCGAAGCATCATATCTGTAATGCTAATATGATGCGTAATGGTGCCGATTATGCTGTTTACATAAATACAGCTCAAGAGTATGATGGGAGTGATTCCGGGGCTCGCCCAGACGAAGCTGTTTCATGGGGGAAAATACGAGGCTCTGCTAAAACAGTTAAGGTATGCTTTTCCATCTTCCAGTGTTAGATACTCGCTTTTCAACTTCAATAAGTTCTTGACTCCTTCCATGATTATATGGAATCAGGTACATTGTGATGCAACTATTGCTTTCCCTCTGCTGGTAGCAGAAACATTTGCTTCAAAGTCCAAAAATTTggcataattattaaaattttatattcataaATCATGCGCGTGGTGAGCCCATAACCCACAGCTATGATAAGCTTGTATTGTTTCTTTTTTATGTGGCTGTGCAAATGTCTAAATGATAATATATGATGACTGTTGATTACATGTTTCTTTGTTGATTGTGTtcatattctttttttatttaaatgcattttaattttgagttttttaaaattattgcaaCAACAACCATCCAATTAAAGCAAAGCCaatgattatataaaatattatgataaTATAATGtaagataatattaaaaatctacctatcataatttttttattataatattagaaGAGGGGTTCACAAGTTATTTAGTTGCATGGTGAAAACTCTAATCACTTTTCATTACTAGTATAGTAAAAATAAGATTTAATGGTGTAAACAActttaaactttttcaaaaaaaaataaaaaattaagcctCTATATTTTTCTGCACTCGATTAGatacttgaacttttaaaatatataaaaaagaccctcaattttttttcaaataaagcaattaagccttttttttgcacttaattgtgtatttaaattgtcaaaatacatcaaaaaagccctttaactattaatttataataaaaaatatttataattatttattaaaaattagaaaaaaaaattatgaaaattttaaaaagaaaataaaaaaactgtaagattttataaaaatcataaaaaaattataaaatgcataaaaaaaggccctctaaccattaactttaactgttgaccattaaagttaactatcctaattttttttagttaaagccaTCCTGTGTAGTAACAGAGTGTGACATGtggcgaaaaatgataaaaataaaaattattaaaagttatagaaaaaattataacatgATTCTTTTgatacgataatttttataatttttttacgaattttatatttatttacatttatttataatttcttatgactttaataaatttgttatatttctatcgatttcataatttttaccatatttataatttttctatttttttcctaattattattattaaaacttaataatttttaatttttattattttttgccaCATATCACATCGTGGTTGTGACACGTGATGACTTTAACTAAAAAGAATTAGAGGCAATTAATTTTAACTGTCAACTGTTAAAGTTAACGGTCAAAATGTTTTTTTGGATGTATTTTAGCGGTTCAaatacccaattgagtgaaaaaaaggagtcctaattattttttatttaaaaaagtttaaGGA includes these proteins:
- the LOC107896253 gene encoding deoxyhypusine synthase, with translation MDDKLIKSAHSAVFKGSDSLEGICTRIEGYDFNQGVNYSRLLKSMLSSVFQASNFGEAIEIVNEMLNWRLSDEPIAEDSSEEEKDPTYRESVRSKVFLGFTSNLISSGVRDTVRYLTEHHMVDVIVTTTVGIEEDLIKCLAPTYKGDFSLPGAQLRSRGLNRIGNLLVPNDNYCKFEDWIIPILDQMLKEQLEENVLWTPSKLIARLGREINNGSSYLYWAYKNNIPVFCPGLTDGSLGDMLYFHCFRSPGLIIDVVQDIRAMNGEAVRASPRKTGMIILGGGLPKHHICNANMMRNGADYAVYINTAQEYDGSDSGARPDEAVSWGKIRGSAKTVKVHCDATIAFPLLVAETFASKSKNLA